A part of Dehalogenimonas sp. W genomic DNA contains:
- the holB gene encoding DNA polymerase III subunit delta', which yields MNSTWGLIGLDNPIKYLSRAIENGEIFQAYIFNGPEHSGKHTLALKFAQALNCVENNPPCGTCESCRRIIENLHPDIQITEIATDTADIKAKTSITVEQIRDINHAASLPPYESQYRVFIIEQAEKMTISAANAFLKTLEEPAAHLVFILITTNLAGLPETVRSRCQILNIGLAKEHDIRDLLIQNHDTPTEQADLLSRLCQGRAGWAVSAIDDISILQQRESDLDAFVKLLPADYKIRFDSANQIAGLMAAKREDVYSMLASWGSFCRDILLCKLNITDSVVNLTHFNAANYLAAQFETDEVCHLLQSIVKTSKFLGLNANPKLTLESLMLELPLSGGPINHYA from the coding sequence ATGAATAGCACCTGGGGGCTTATCGGACTTGATAATCCAATAAAATACCTGTCACGAGCGATTGAGAACGGAGAAATATTTCAAGCGTATATTTTCAACGGCCCGGAGCATAGCGGGAAACATACGCTGGCCCTTAAGTTTGCTCAAGCATTGAATTGTGTAGAAAATAATCCACCATGTGGAACATGCGAGTCATGCCGCCGCATTATTGAGAACCTTCACCCCGACATCCAAATAACTGAAATTGCTACTGACACCGCTGACATAAAAGCAAAAACAAGTATTACGGTGGAACAGATAAGAGACATCAATCACGCAGCATCGCTTCCGCCTTATGAAAGTCAATATCGGGTGTTCATCATTGAACAAGCCGAAAAGATGACAATATCAGCCGCAAATGCATTTTTAAAAACTTTGGAAGAACCGGCCGCTCACCTAGTGTTTATTCTAATTACTACTAATTTAGCTGGGCTACCGGAAACTGTTCGTTCTCGTTGTCAGATATTGAATATAGGGCTGGCAAAGGAACACGATATCAGGGATTTGTTGATTCAGAATCACGACACGCCTACGGAACAGGCAGATTTACTGTCACGCCTTTGCCAAGGACGAGCCGGATGGGCTGTCAGTGCTATTGACGATATTAGCATACTACAGCAACGAGAAAGTGATCTGGATGCATTTGTTAAACTGTTGCCGGCTGATTACAAAATTAGATTTGACTCCGCAAATCAAATAGCTGGGTTAATGGCCGCAAAACGAGAAGACGTGTATAGTATGTTGGCGAGTTGGGGCAGTTTCTGCAGAGATATTTTGCTCTGTAAACTTAACATAACAGACTCTGTCGTGAATCTGACGCACTTTAACGCTGCCAATTACCTGGCCGCACAGTTTGAAACAGACGAAGTCTGCCATTTACTCCAGTCTATCGTAAAGACCAGCAAGTTTTTGGGATTAAATGCGAATCCAAAACTTACACTCGAGTCCTTAATGTTAGAATTACCACTTTCAGGAGGGCCAATTAACCATTATGCCTGA
- the lysA gene encoding diaminopimelate decarboxylase produces the protein MKQPSKIFPISSSISDEGHLTISGYDTVTLAAEYGTPLYVFSEEDIRGRCREFATEFHRNGHHTRIVFAGKALLNIAILKIIAEAGLGLDTVSGGELEIASAAEFPMEKVYLHGNNKSDSELELALEKGVGRIVIDNPGEMFRLNRLAEDRGAKPKILFRIRPGIDPHTHAKISTGNIDSKFGFSLNEAMVSVPQAMALKNVEIVGFHYHIGSQIFEIQPFLDAMTTTLEFISEMQKVHGFVTQELDAGGGFAVQYLSDQKPPDIGVYAEAILGHFDNECGRLKIVPPGLTIEPGRGLIARAAVALYTVGVIKEIPEIRNYVCVDGGMADNIRPSLYGAAYEPYLANRMNETPDKVYTVAGRYCESGDILATDIELPAVKSGDVIVVPVCGAYCLPMASNYNGSLKPAVVMVHKGQARLIRRREVMADLLRCDIN, from the coding sequence ATGAAACAACCATCTAAAATATTTCCTATCAGCTCATCTATTTCTGATGAAGGTCATTTGACCATAAGCGGATACGATACCGTTACCCTGGCCGCAGAGTACGGCACTCCATTATATGTATTCTCGGAAGAAGACATCAGGGGACGTTGCCGAGAGTTTGCTACCGAATTCCACCGAAATGGTCATCATACAAGAATTGTGTTTGCCGGCAAGGCGTTGCTGAATATTGCTATTCTCAAAATCATCGCTGAAGCAGGGTTGGGCTTGGATACCGTGTCTGGTGGTGAGCTTGAGATTGCATCTGCCGCCGAGTTTCCTATGGAAAAAGTATACCTGCATGGGAACAATAAATCTGACAGCGAGCTTGAATTAGCTCTTGAAAAAGGGGTCGGGCGGATTGTCATTGATAATCCTGGGGAAATGTTCCGCTTGAATCGCCTTGCTGAAGACCGGGGGGCCAAACCGAAAATTTTATTTCGGATAAGGCCAGGCATCGACCCTCATACCCATGCTAAGATTTCTACTGGAAATATTGATTCTAAATTCGGTTTTAGCCTTAATGAAGCGATGGTCTCAGTCCCCCAGGCGATGGCTTTGAAAAATGTTGAGATAGTGGGATTTCACTATCATATTGGATCACAGATATTTGAGATCCAGCCATTCCTTGATGCCATGACGACAACCTTAGAGTTCATTTCAGAAATGCAAAAGGTGCATGGCTTCGTAACACAAGAACTTGATGCCGGCGGAGGTTTCGCAGTTCAATACCTGTCAGACCAGAAACCGCCGGATATCGGCGTTTATGCCGAAGCTATTTTAGGCCACTTTGACAATGAGTGCGGTCGATTGAAAATTGTACCCCCAGGTTTAACCATTGAGCCGGGCAGGGGATTGATCGCCCGGGCTGCGGTCGCTTTATATACAGTTGGCGTTATCAAGGAAATACCCGAGATAAGAAATTATGTTTGCGTTGACGGCGGGATGGCTGATAATATCCGACCTTCTTTGTATGGTGCCGCATATGAGCCTTACCTGGCCAATCGGATGAATGAAACCCCGGATAAGGTTTATACGGTTGCGGGACGTTATTGCGAATCCGGAGACATCCTAGCAACTGACATTGAATTGCCCGCGGTCAAATCCGGGGACGTCATCGTTGTGCCCGTTTGCGGGGCTTATTGCCTCCCTATGGCATCAAACTACAACGGTTCGCTCAAACCTGCGGTAGTGATGGTCCATAAAGGCCAGGCGAGATTGATCCGACGCCGGGAAGTAATGGCTGACTTATTACGATGTGATATCAATTGA
- the dprA gene encoding DNA-processing protein DprA, which yields MNNYSNKAWHIGFSMIPGVGRARIALLENYFGNLYEAWRANIEEFSKVGLDTATVQSIASWRPKIEPERELEKANESGVEVLIPADSGYPERLKEIYEHPIILYVKGTLEPSDAISIAIVGTRKPTIYGRQVTEELTANLAGCGLTICSGLARGVDTLAHQTALKNNGRTLAVLGSGINVVYPSENRELAKRIVESGALISEYPINSGPKAENFPRRNRIISGLTLGTLVTEAGNSSGASITAEFALEQNREVFAVPGSILSAQSRGTNKLIQQGAKLVREAADILGELNLRSVISQLDFKEIVPENEAETLILSNLSPEAKHIDEVCRASGMSISLVSSTLAVMELKGLVRQCGGMHYALFGK from the coding sequence TTGAATAATTATAGTAATAAAGCCTGGCATATCGGTTTCAGCATGATTCCAGGTGTTGGTCGTGCACGGATAGCTTTATTGGAAAACTATTTTGGTAATTTATATGAAGCATGGCGCGCAAATATTGAAGAGTTTTCCAAAGTTGGATTAGACACAGCAACGGTTCAGTCTATCGCTTCCTGGCGACCTAAAATAGAGCCGGAACGTGAATTAGAGAAAGCCAACGAATCAGGGGTTGAAGTGCTGATACCTGCCGACAGTGGCTATCCTGAGCGACTCAAAGAAATTTATGAGCACCCGATAATACTTTATGTTAAAGGCACCTTGGAACCTTCCGATGCAATATCGATCGCAATTGTGGGAACACGCAAACCGACAATCTACGGCCGGCAGGTTACTGAAGAACTGACGGCAAATCTTGCTGGTTGCGGACTTACAATATGCAGTGGTCTGGCAAGAGGTGTTGATACACTGGCTCACCAGACGGCGTTGAAGAATAATGGCCGCACACTTGCCGTTTTAGGTAGTGGAATTAACGTAGTTTATCCCTCAGAAAACCGTGAATTGGCCAAGCGAATTGTGGAAAGCGGCGCTCTTATCAGTGAATATCCAATTAATTCCGGTCCGAAGGCCGAAAACTTTCCCAGGAGAAACCGCATTATTTCCGGTTTGACGCTTGGCACGTTGGTCACTGAAGCCGGCAATTCCAGTGGAGCCAGTATAACAGCTGAATTTGCACTGGAGCAGAATCGGGAAGTGTTCGCAGTCCCTGGAAGTATTTTATCGGCTCAAAGCCGAGGCACTAACAAATTAATACAGCAAGGCGCGAAGTTGGTCAGAGAGGCCGCCGACATACTGGGTGAACTTAATTTGCGGTCGGTTATCAGCCAGCTTGATTTTAAAGAGATAGTACCGGAGAATGAGGCTGAAACGCTTATTTTGAGTAACCTTTCGCCGGAAGCGAAACATATTGACGAAGTCTGCCGGGCTTCCGGAATGTCCATCTCTCTGGTTAGCAGTACTTTAGCCGTCATGGAACTCAAAGGATTAGTTCGGCAGTGTGGAGGCATGCATTATGCTCTGTTCGGAAAATAA
- the topA gene encoding type I DNA topoisomerase produces the protein MVKSKKLVIVESPAKARTLGRFLGSGYTLKASLGHIRDLPKSKIGVDVDNDFTPQYINMRVKSAVLKELREAAKNSTSIILATDPDREGEAIAWHLVEAIKAVNTPYRRVVFHEITKDAIEQAFKSPRDLNMNLINAQQARRILDRLVGYNLSPLLWQKVRRGLSAGRVQSVALRIIVDREREIDAFVPVEYWTIEAEFTKEAVKAASSFKAILIGAGEKKKITISDQRAAGDLIADLKPAVFAVGKVTTKTAPREPAAPFITSTLQQEAWRKLRFSAKQTMALAQQLYEGLPLGPEDSTGLITYMRTDSTHVAQSAISETRDYILDKYGHDYLPQKTRQFAGKVKGAQEAHEAIRPTSIKREPGKIKQYLESNQFKLYQLIWQRMVASQMASAKFENITIDIEAGKTHSGTKYTFRAQSSDSVFPGFMALYTEGKDEDEEQKVPKLPKLVEKDPLKLLRILDEQHFTQPPPRYTEATLVKMLEQHGIGRPSTYAPILSVVQQRDYVEKQRGVFKPTELGILIRDILVQQFPEVIDTGFTAQMENKLDKVAEDGYDWVNVVRDFYIPFAKDLLAAREQLEKVPPPIETSEEECPQCKQDKLLIKVGRYGKYMECPSCQFRQSFRIHTGVLCPGCPEQAEIIGRYTKKGKIFYGCAAFPKHKFAMNAKPLPTPCPQCGGLLAEYRDDQVKCTDAKCGYKAKKKDDNNAVT, from the coding sequence ATGGTTAAAAGTAAAAAACTTGTCATTGTTGAATCACCGGCCAAAGCCAGGACTTTAGGCAGATTCTTAGGTTCTGGCTATACGCTGAAAGCGTCACTGGGTCATATCCGGGATTTACCTAAAAGTAAAATCGGTGTTGACGTTGATAACGATTTCACCCCGCAATACATAAATATGCGGGTGAAATCCGCCGTTTTAAAGGAACTTAGGGAAGCGGCAAAGAACTCGACCTCAATAATCCTGGCGACTGACCCTGATCGTGAAGGAGAAGCCATTGCCTGGCATTTGGTTGAGGCTATTAAGGCCGTCAACACCCCCTACCGGCGGGTAGTCTTTCATGAAATAACCAAAGATGCCATTGAGCAGGCATTTAAGTCGCCGCGGGATCTCAATATGAATTTGATCAATGCTCAACAAGCGAGGCGAATTCTTGATCGTCTGGTTGGATACAACCTGTCTCCTTTACTGTGGCAGAAAGTCCGGCGGGGCCTTTCCGCTGGTCGTGTGCAATCGGTTGCCTTGCGTATAATTGTGGACCGCGAACGTGAAATAGATGCGTTTGTACCGGTTGAGTATTGGACGATTGAAGCTGAATTTACTAAAGAGGCCGTAAAAGCTGCTTCTAGTTTCAAAGCAATACTCATCGGTGCAGGTGAGAAGAAAAAAATTACCATTTCAGACCAACGCGCTGCGGGAGATCTCATCGCTGATTTAAAACCCGCGGTATTTGCAGTCGGAAAAGTTACTACGAAAACTGCACCGAGGGAACCAGCCGCGCCTTTTATCACCAGTACTCTGCAACAGGAAGCCTGGCGTAAACTGAGATTTTCAGCTAAACAGACCATGGCACTAGCTCAACAATTGTATGAAGGATTGCCACTGGGACCCGAGGACAGTACCGGTTTAATAACCTATATGCGTACTGACTCAACTCATGTAGCGCAATCTGCCATTTCGGAAACCAGAGACTACATTTTAGATAAATACGGACATGATTATCTCCCGCAGAAGACACGCCAATTTGCAGGTAAAGTGAAAGGAGCCCAGGAGGCTCATGAAGCCATACGCCCAACTAGTATCAAACGCGAACCGGGAAAGATAAAACAATATTTAGAGTCAAATCAATTTAAACTTTACCAACTAATCTGGCAAAGAATGGTAGCCAGTCAAATGGCATCTGCCAAATTTGAGAATATTACGATTGATATTGAAGCCGGCAAAACGCACTCCGGGACTAAGTATACTTTCAGGGCGCAGAGTTCAGACAGTGTGTTTCCAGGATTCATGGCGCTTTACACCGAAGGCAAAGATGAAGATGAAGAGCAGAAGGTGCCTAAACTGCCTAAACTCGTTGAAAAAGACCCGTTGAAACTTCTCCGTATTCTTGATGAACAGCATTTTACTCAGCCTCCTCCGCGTTACACCGAGGCGACGCTGGTAAAAATGCTGGAACAGCACGGCATTGGGAGACCAAGTACTTATGCACCTATTCTTTCAGTTGTACAGCAAAGAGATTATGTGGAAAAGCAAAGAGGTGTTTTTAAGCCGACTGAATTGGGAATATTGATCCGGGATATCCTGGTGCAACAGTTTCCTGAGGTAATTGACACCGGTTTTACCGCACAGATGGAAAATAAATTGGACAAAGTGGCTGAGGACGGCTACGACTGGGTAAATGTGGTCAGGGATTTTTACATCCCCTTTGCAAAAGACCTCTTGGCTGCCAGGGAACAATTAGAAAAAGTTCCTCCGCCGATAGAGACTTCTGAAGAAGAGTGTCCTCAATGTAAACAGGACAAACTTTTAATAAAAGTAGGTCGCTACGGTAAATACATGGAGTGTCCTTCATGTCAATTCAGACAGTCATTCCGGATTCATACCGGCGTCCTTTGTCCGGGTTGTCCAGAACAAGCTGAAATTATCGGGCGATATACAAAAAAAGGCAAGATATTTTACGGTTGCGCCGCATTTCCGAAACATAAATTTGCCATGAATGCAAAGCCCTTGCCAACACCATGCCCCCAGTGCGGTGGTTTATTGGCCGAGTATCGCGATGATCAGGTTAAGTGTACGGATGCCAAATGCGGGTACAAAGCGAAAAAGAAAGATGACAACAACGCCGTTACCTGA
- the xerA gene encoding site-specific tyrosine recombinase/integron integrase has protein sequence MTTTPLPENYIDEYVSHLQTELNLSPRTVRNYLNDIIGNYEHGKPKGFFQYLSSISVDFPTGVDKYVIRGYIAWLLEQGVAKNSVGRKLSAIRSLYRFLLREEMISESPMPVARKHGGRLSAFSIKLDKRLPSFLTEDEMQRLLEAPDPATPLGLRDRAIMELIYAAGLRVSELVSLQDNQIDLYSRELRVTGKGNKERLVLIGKPAVDAINRYIKSGRPLLMKDKKTDTALFVNYHGTRLTARWIQKQMLKYAKSAGIRQEVHPHLLRHSFATHMLDGGADLRVVQELLGHASLSTTQIYTHVSRSHARKVYLASHPLAKEEKT, from the coding sequence ATGACAACAACGCCGTTACCTGAAAATTATATAGATGAATATGTTTCCCACCTGCAGACAGAGTTAAACCTTTCTCCCAGGACAGTTAGAAATTATCTGAACGATATTATCGGTAACTATGAGCATGGAAAGCCCAAAGGCTTTTTTCAGTATCTATCATCTATCAGCGTGGATTTCCCAACCGGTGTAGATAAATATGTTATTCGGGGTTATATCGCCTGGCTCCTGGAACAAGGAGTGGCTAAAAACTCCGTTGGGCGGAAACTATCGGCCATCAGATCGCTGTACCGGTTTTTGTTGAGGGAAGAAATGATCAGTGAAAGCCCGATGCCGGTAGCCCGAAAACACGGTGGCAGATTATCGGCATTTTCCATCAAGCTTGATAAAAGGCTGCCTTCTTTTCTTACAGAAGATGAAATGCAGCGGTTGCTGGAAGCTCCCGACCCTGCTACGCCTTTAGGACTTCGCGATCGGGCAATTATGGAGCTTATCTACGCCGCAGGATTACGCGTCAGTGAACTTGTCAGCCTTCAGGATAATCAGATAGACCTTTACAGCCGGGAGCTCAGAGTTACCGGCAAGGGAAATAAAGAGCGCCTGGTACTGATTGGCAAACCGGCGGTGGATGCGATTAACCGGTATATCAAATCCGGACGGCCCCTGCTGATGAAAGACAAGAAAACTGATACGGCTTTATTCGTGAATTACCATGGCACCCGACTCACAGCCAGATGGATTCAAAAGCAGATGCTGAAGTATGCCAAATCAGCAGGTATCCGGCAGGAAGTTCACCCACATTTATTGCGGCATAGTTTCGCGACCCATATGCTTGATGGGGGGGCTGACTTGAGAGTCGTCCAGGAATTGCTCGGGCACGCCAGTTTATCCACCACACAAATATATACGCATGTATCCCGGAGCCACGCACGTAAAGTTTATCTGGCATCACATCCTCTGGCGAAAGAAGAAAAAACTTGA
- a CDS encoding Xaa-Pro peptidase family protein, producing the protein MTERLTRLRQEFSALGVDGMLIAQPDNRYYLSGFDGSSGYLLITSNRMVFAVDFRYVEQAKLQAPGFEIFQIQGKLKNWLPELLHGASISKLGLEANFLSMADYRNISGVLSDLQPAVEAIHTSDAIEMLRMIKDAKEISLVTAAVKATERAMLFASEEVIKPGISEKEAAWQIEKYIRHAGGELAFPIIVAGGAASAMPHAQPSERPIQKNEPIVVDLGVRLNKYCGDLTRTFWLGEKSPRFEELYRLVLEAQTQAIANISSGHSGVEADAFARDIIDKAGYGQEFGHGLGHGIGLAVHELPRVSTAGESRLTDGMIFTVEPGLYIPGWGGIRIEDDVLLEYGKIKQLSTLAK; encoded by the coding sequence ATGACAGAAAGACTCACCAGGCTCCGCCAGGAGTTTTCAGCGTTAGGCGTTGACGGCATGCTGATTGCGCAACCGGATAATCGGTATTATCTTTCCGGCTTTGACGGGTCGTCTGGTTATCTGTTGATAACCAGCAACCGGATGGTATTCGCGGTGGATTTCCGCTACGTGGAACAAGCAAAATTGCAGGCTCCGGGATTTGAGATTTTCCAAATACAGGGGAAGTTGAAAAATTGGCTGCCGGAATTATTACATGGGGCGAGTATCAGTAAGTTAGGCCTGGAGGCTAATTTCCTGAGCATGGCCGATTATCGGAATATCAGTGGGGTTTTGTCCGATTTGCAGCCGGCTGTTGAGGCCATTCACACCAGCGATGCCATAGAGATGTTACGCATGATCAAGGATGCCAAAGAAATCAGTCTGGTAACCGCGGCTGTCAAAGCGACCGAACGGGCGATGTTATTTGCATCGGAGGAGGTCATCAAACCGGGAATCAGCGAAAAAGAAGCCGCCTGGCAAATAGAGAAATATATTCGCCACGCCGGAGGCGAACTCGCATTTCCGATTATCGTTGCCGGTGGCGCAGCATCAGCCATGCCGCATGCTCAGCCCAGTGAACGTCCGATTCAAAAGAACGAGCCCATCGTGGTGGATTTAGGTGTCAGGCTTAATAAATATTGCGGGGACCTGACCCGGACTTTCTGGCTGGGTGAAAAAAGCCCGCGTTTTGAAGAGTTGTACCGCCTGGTGCTGGAGGCTCAGACCCAGGCTATCGCCAATATTTCCAGTGGTCACAGTGGTGTTGAAGCCGATGCCTTTGCCCGGGATATTATAGACAAGGCCGGTTACGGTCAGGAATTCGGGCATGGTTTGGGACATGGAATTGGCCTGGCTGTGCATGAGCTTCCCCGAGTCAGTACTGCCGGTGAGTCCCGGCTGACGGACGGGATGATTTTTACTGTTGAGCCTGGTCTGTATATTCCCGGCTGGGGCGGGATTCGGATTGAAGATGATGTGCTTCTTGAATATGGTAAAATCAAGCAACTGTCCACGTTGGCGAAATAG
- a CDS encoding PHP domain-containing protein — MIKVDLHIHTFYSPDANTTFEELTDRCRVLGLGAIAIADHGTVEGALDYIKTGPPVKVIVAEEILTPHGEIMGMFLKETIPSGFSVDETIKAIREQDGLVCIPHPFDPVRSSALDSRVLEQLAEAHKVDILETVNARYVFNSSIRQARKFAESQRLLPGAGSDAHSAEEIGSVYLEMADFNNKAQFLEALRKARIYGRNRSPFVHVSSIARKIKKNITGR; from the coding sequence TTGATCAAGGTTGACCTGCATATTCATACGTTTTACTCACCGGACGCCAATACTACTTTTGAAGAATTGACCGACCGATGCCGGGTGCTTGGCTTGGGCGCGATCGCTATTGCTGATCACGGCACCGTTGAGGGTGCGCTGGACTATATTAAAACCGGCCCGCCGGTGAAGGTTATCGTGGCCGAGGAGATACTGACCCCGCATGGTGAAATTATGGGTATGTTTCTGAAAGAAACCATACCTTCAGGTTTCTCCGTAGATGAAACGATCAAAGCCATCAGAGAACAGGACGGACTGGTATGTATTCCGCATCCCTTTGACCCGGTGCGCAGTTCAGCGCTTGACAGCCGTGTCCTGGAGCAATTGGCGGAAGCGCATAAAGTGGATATTCTGGAAACGGTTAACGCCCGTTATGTATTTAACTCCAGCATTCGGCAAGCCCGAAAATTTGCCGAAAGTCAGCGGCTGTTGCCGGGAGCCGGCAGCGACGCGCACAGTGCGGAGGAAATCGGCAGCGTTTATCTGGAGATGGCTGATTTTAATAATAAAGCCCAATTTCTGGAAGCCTTAAGGAAAGCCCGGATTTACGGACGCAACCGCAGTCCCTTTGTCCATGTCAGCAGTATCGCGCGGAAAATTAAAAAGAACATCACGGGGCGTTAG
- a CDS encoding formyltransferase family protein translates to MYSIGWFSTAKGPGSRNLLTAVQKSIESGEVKARISFAFVSREPGESTETDKFIELAGSYQIPVVCYSYKRYRRAHQKASEDETGFPEWRLGYDREVMRLLADFPKPDLNMLAGYMLIVGPEMCTRYNMVNLHPAAPDGPSGTWQEVIWHLINAGASSSGVMTHLVTPELDQGPVVSYCRFPIRHAYQFDQYWRDNEGLCSDDIKAGEGEHNRLFREIRRHGAVRELPLIVSTVKAFSDGILNISDGQIYDTQGVLTTGYDLSEQIDRLVKAELDGAA, encoded by the coding sequence ATGTACTCAATCGGTTGGTTCTCTACGGCCAAAGGGCCCGGTTCCCGCAATCTCTTAACGGCGGTGCAAAAAAGCATTGAGTCCGGTGAAGTTAAAGCCAGAATCAGCTTTGCGTTTGTCAGCCGGGAACCCGGAGAGTCAACGGAAACAGATAAGTTTATTGAGCTGGCTGGTTCTTACCAAATTCCCGTGGTGTGCTACTCCTATAAACGTTATCGGCGGGCCCACCAGAAAGCATCTGAGGATGAAACCGGTTTTCCCGAGTGGCGCCTGGGTTATGACCGGGAAGTGATGCGGCTGTTAGCTGATTTCCCCAAACCTGATCTTAACATGCTGGCCGGATATATGCTGATAGTCGGCCCGGAAATGTGTACCCGGTACAATATGGTTAACCTGCATCCGGCGGCTCCTGACGGTCCCTCCGGCACCTGGCAGGAAGTAATCTGGCACCTGATCAACGCCGGAGCCAGTTCTTCAGGTGTAATGACGCATCTGGTGACTCCGGAACTGGATCAGGGACCGGTGGTCAGTTACTGTCGCTTTCCGATTCGTCATGCCTATCAGTTTGACCAGTACTGGCGTGACAACGAGGGTTTGTGCAGCGACGACATCAAAGCCGGCGAAGGCGAACATAACCGGTTATTCCGGGAAATCAGGCGGCATGGCGCCGTTCGGGAATTGCCGCTCATCGTCAGCACCGTAAAGGCTTTCAGTGACGGCATCCTGAATATTAGCGACGGTCAGATATACGATACCCAGGGGGTGCTGACCACCGGATATGACCTGAGCGAACAAATTGACCGGCTGGTGAAAGCTGAACTTGATGGAGCCGCTTGA
- a CDS encoding carbohydrate kinase family protein → MEPLEVIGLGGFRQDEIYGLDDDYAGAERPARLIATASGGPAINTIFSLARLGLKCGVSGAVGADTAGGLMLDDIRRAGIDTSLVAVRDGSATDKAIIVYDQNTASTAYHCYDAGNTWVPDERLASFLAQASVVHIAGLASASQLTALGEVIARVAPEVRLSLMISEREAAWGIKAYAPLIGRSAVVFAGKTAIERLTGKNFKSAMRICRNLGAQAVAVFLSCGEETRKIRKKGKAACVSTFICNHEYECMIESAIRKWPNIVEITGAQDAFAAGFIFGMVKNKGIDECGFIGDIVAQFCLKTPGARDSLPDPRELTERFFQIHREELII, encoded by the coding sequence ATGGAGCCGCTTGAAGTAATCGGCCTGGGCGGTTTTCGGCAGGATGAGATCTATGGGCTTGACGATGATTATGCCGGCGCGGAGCGCCCTGCCCGACTGATTGCCACTGCTTCCGGCGGTCCGGCAATTAATACCATATTCAGCCTCGCACGGCTGGGTTTGAAATGCGGCGTCAGCGGCGCTGTAGGGGCAGATACAGCCGGTGGCCTGATGTTGGATGATATCCGGCGGGCCGGCATAGATACCTCCCTGGTGGCTGTTCGCGACGGGTCTGCTACCGACAAAGCCATTATCGTGTACGATCAGAATACCGCAAGTACTGCTTACCATTGTTACGACGCCGGCAATACCTGGGTTCCCGATGAAAGGCTCGCCTCTTTTTTGGCCCAGGCCTCGGTGGTTCATATTGCCGGTTTAGCCTCCGCGTCACAGTTGACCGCCCTGGGTGAGGTTATTGCCCGTGTCGCCCCCGAAGTCCGCCTCAGTCTGATGATCTCGGAACGCGAAGCCGCCTGGGGCATCAAGGCTTACGCGCCTCTGATTGGCCGCTCAGCGGTGGTATTTGCCGGCAAAACAGCCATTGAACGGCTGACCGGCAAGAATTTTAAAAGCGCCATGAGGATTTGCCGTAATCTGGGAGCCCAGGCGGTGGCGGTGTTTTTAAGCTGCGGTGAAGAAACCCGGAAGATTCGGAAAAAAGGCAAAGCCGCCTGTGTTTCCACGTTTATCTGCAATCATGAGTACGAATGCATGATAGAGTCAGCAATTCGTAAATGGCCGAATATCGTTGAGATAACCGGTGCCCAGGATGCCTTTGCCGCGGGGTTTATCTTTGGGATGGTCAAAAACAAAGGCATTGATGAGTGCGGCTTTATCGGGGATATCGTGGCTCAATTCTGTCTCAAAACTCCGGGGGCCAGGGATTCTCTCCCTGACCCCCGTGAACTTACGGAGCGTTTCTTCCAGATACACCGAGAAGAGTTGATTATTTAG
- a CDS encoding ATP-dependent Clp protease proteolytic subunit: protein MTMNPSNIIPMVIESSSRGERSFDIYSLLLRERIIFLGSEINDQVANTIIAQLLFLDREDPDKDIHLYIHSPGGVISAGLAIYDTMQLIRPAVSTICVGMAASMATVLLCAGAKGKRFALPNSTIHMHQALGGARGQASDIVIQAKEITRLQDIIRDILAARTGQTLDKIIHDTDRDYYLNPIQAQEYGLIDDILKKPEDKPAK, encoded by the coding sequence ATGACTATGAATCCATCCAACATAATCCCGATGGTAATTGAAAGCAGTTCCCGCGGGGAACGGTCTTTTGATATTTATTCCCTGCTGCTCAGAGAGAGAATTATATTCCTGGGCAGCGAAATCAATGATCAGGTCGCCAATACCATCATTGCCCAATTGCTGTTTCTTGACCGGGAAGACCCGGACAAGGATATTCACCTGTACATCCATTCACCCGGCGGCGTGATCTCGGCCGGTCTGGCGATCTACGATACCATGCAGCTGATTCGTCCGGCGGTGTCCACGATCTGTGTCGGCATGGCCGCCAGCATGGCAACTGTCCTGCTTTGCGCCGGGGCCAAGGGCAAACGCTTTGCCCTGCCTAATTCCACCATCCATATGCATCAGGCCCTCGGCGGCGCCCGGGGTCAGGCGTCTGATATTGTGATTCAGGCCAAGGAAATCACCCGTCTTCAGGACATCATCCGGGATATTCTGGCCGCCAGAACCGGACAGACACTGGATAAAATCATCCACGATACCGACCGGGATTACTACCTGAACCCCATTCAGGCCCAGGAATACGGTCTGATAGATGATATTCTCAAGAAACCGGAAGACAAGCCGGCTAAATAA